From the genome of Dickeya aquatica, one region includes:
- the speD gene encoding adenosylmethionine decarboxylase, which yields MQKLKLHGFNNLTKSLSFCIYDICYAKTPADRDGYIAYIDEQYNANRLTEILSETCSIIGANILNIARQDYEPQGASVTILVSEEPMDPRDVDTSEHPGPLPSAVVAHLDKSHICVHTYPESHPGGGLCTFRADIEVSTCGVISPLKALNYLIHQLESDIVTIDYRVRGFTRDINGIKHFIDHKINSIQNFMSDDMKSLYHLMDVNVYQENMFHTKMLLKDFDLRHYLFNVNPEELSPQERKRITDLLYREMQEIYYGRNIATV from the coding sequence TTGCAAAAGCTGAAGCTACACGGCTTTAACAACCTGACCAAAAGCCTGAGTTTTTGTATCTACGATATCTGCTACGCAAAAACGCCTGCTGACCGCGATGGCTATATTGCGTACATTGATGAGCAGTACAACGCCAACCGTCTGACCGAAATTCTCAGTGAAACCTGCTCGATTATCGGTGCCAATATTTTAAATATTGCCCGTCAAGACTATGAACCGCAGGGAGCCAGCGTCACCATACTGGTCAGCGAAGAACCGATGGACCCGCGTGATGTGGATACATCCGAGCATCCCGGCCCATTACCCAGTGCTGTGGTGGCCCATCTCGACAAAAGCCACATCTGTGTACACACCTATCCAGAAAGCCACCCCGGCGGTGGACTGTGTACATTCCGTGCGGACATTGAAGTGTCTACCTGTGGTGTCATCTCCCCGCTTAAAGCGCTTAACTATCTGATTCATCAGTTAGAGTCAGATATTGTCACCATAGACTACCGGGTACGCGGCTTTACCCGTGATATCAATGGCATCAAACATTTCATCGACCATAAAATCAACTCTATTCAAAACTTTATGTCGGATGATATGAAATCGCTCTATCACTTAATGGACGTCAATGTTTACCAGGAAAACATGTTCCACACCAAAATGTTGCTGAAAGATTTTGATCTCAGGCACTACCTGTTTAACGTCAATCCAGAAGAACTGAGCCCGCAAGAGCGTAAGCGCATTACCGATTTGCTCTATCGCGAAATGCAGGAAATCTACTACGGCAGAAATATCGCTACGGTTTGA